The window TTTTTCTCTGCCACTTTCAGACCTTTTGTAGAGCTGAAAATGCTCTCTGTGGTTAACATCATCTTGAGTCGACTTTCTGCCTCGTGTCACCCACATTTCAGCGTTGCCTGTGagcaaaaacaaatctgttttcaagagtacagtttttgttttgtttgtacaaTGTTTAGGTACACAAGAATAGAGATGTGGTGTAGAGGTGGCAACAGATGTCCCGCCTGCACCGCAactcataaaaacattttgtcttGTTATTTCTCACTATATAATCACCACTGTAATATCTGGAGGAAATATACAAATAGAATACTAGTTTTTAGAAATATTTTCTAACTCTCAAGTTATTTTGATGCAGCTCCTAAATGAGTGAAATACAACCCTTTGACGTCTCTGAACAGGAAGTGGTCCCTGCATCAACATGTTATACTCAGAATTGAAATGTGTTGAACCAGAACAAGGAAAACCACTAGATGTGGTGACAGTAAACTAGTACtattagtactagtactagtactataTGTCTCTATGTGTTCTCTCTGTAACACTTGGAAAAGGTTTGTTTATGTATAGTCTACCTTGGAAACCactgttgacaaaacaatctctttTGATTTCGATTGTACAATTTCTAAGGTCAGGAATAAACTTTTCAATCCTTAGACCTGCATGAATGAGAAGTCCTTCGAGTGTTCAGAATAAATATAGATGAATACTGTGGGCTGAATATAATAAACATCTACACCTCCACAACAAGGCAAACTGAATCTGCTGAAAAAGATTGTATGATAATGACagaaaagctccagaacagccctttttgtttgagttaaaatagatgaatatattattattaatacatattagtggtagtagtaggatgagtaatagtagtagtagtattagggGGAGGGCGGGTGGTATAGTTACATAAatagttaaaataaattattagaatcaaaatatatttaaagtatcaaaagtaaaaatactttatattatatattgaatcaaaattttttttaaaaaatgtgatatagttataaatgttgtgtttatgtgtagaaTGGTAGTTAGCTAAATCACTCACAGAGCTATGGCTGACTTCAATAATtggatataataataataatatatagtaaaCAAGCCTTTTTCATTATTTGTATGTTTCAGAGACTGTATTAGActgataaaatatatttaaaacttttaaaaataaaactctttttattgtttatttttaagcGGAAGTGACGTAACGGCAGTTGTATTGCACTTCCTGGAGACGGTTGCTACAACAGTTCTTTCCTGTTGGTTGCCATGGTAGCAGCCTGTCCGCTACCAAACATTTAGCCAActaactacaacaacaactcacTCTACGGTTTGTGTTGGTTTGTGTTAGTGAGATGGCGTTTGTTGAACGCAGTCAGAGAGATCCAAACGGAAGTTACATCTTCTCCAGTCGGCCCAGAGCTGTAGAGAACCGCTCCAAGTACAGACAACCTCCATCTGAACAGTACGTTGATGCTAGATGATGTTTATGTTGGTGCTAACGATGCTTCAGTGCAACTAGTGTTAAATGAAGGCAGAGAGACCTAGCTAGCATAGATAATCAACATTTACTACAGTTCAGAGGAAAATATTCTACATTTATActcatatttatttgacagctgtcaTTACTAGTTAAGATTGTTAATATAAAGCATATAatcagcttataaaatatgatgcagtgCTATAGATTATACTACCCATCAGTAAATCATCACTAAATTACCACAAACAACATAGAAATGCTACTTGCACATTAACATTAATTAAAGTCCAATAATGTAGAGTTATAATGATGTAACCATCTGAAAAGAGCCATTCTGCACAATGGTTATTTGTAGTTTTGATGCTTTTACATTttactgaaaacacttatttaaatacaattttgaatgcgagacttttacttgtaattgagtatttttatactgtggcATCATtatttactgaagtacagtgCTCCCTTCACCACTGTGTTaccagacagaaagaaaatccCTAAAAAGTACCTCTAATGTTACCTTATTAAACCGTCAAATGCCAGCACAACATGGATCAACATATCACCTCTGAAGCAAACTAGTGTCGAGGTCAGCTACTAACGAGCTGCCTGCATGATTGCATTGTGTTTGTAGGACACACAGCCCTTACGGGAATGTCATGTATGACCGCCGCGTTGTCAGAGGAAACACTTATGCTCAACACATCATACCAACTGTAAGTATGAAACATCCATTTTACTGTACTTGACGCTTGACTctctttctgatattttatctTAAAAATGTGTATTATCATCTACCTTTTGACAGACGGCTCAGCCGGACCCTGTTGAAATACAGAGACAACAGGAGATCAGGAGGAAAGCCATTGCTCGAAAACGAGCCAGGGAGCAGTACAGACCCAATACTCCTGAGCCCCTGCAGGGCAGGAAGCACATCGACGTACAAACAGGTAAGTCACAACATCTTTACTATATTCAATTCATTATCAAACGTGCTGTTGGAAACCCAAGCTGTTTTATCATACTCTTGACCTTCAGATCGTTACCTCGAAGAACTGAGTAACATTATAGTGTCTAAAAATATCGAGTGCCAGACTGATGCTTTCCTGGACAGACCACCCTCTCCACTCTTCATACCGGCCAAATCTGGCAGAGATGTTGAAACCCAGATAGAGGAGGGAGAGGTAGGTGATCCAAGTGGGAGGTCTGGCCACACTTTCCACACTTAATAGCCTTAGAAAAACATATTAGACCTATTGTAGACATTATTTAAAAGGTAAACTCCTCCTATTCTATACATAAAGACCAGTTTATAGTTGTTTAATGTCTTCTGTAGCGTTTTTTGGCTGGTATCAGGTGCATCCCTAGTCATGTAGGATGTTAATGGCAAACAACGTTTACAATGGTTTGATCAAATGAAACCTAATGTTATTTAATGATACTTATTACTGGTATTGTCTGCAGTTGTTTGACTACGACAGGGAGGTGCAGCCAGTGTTGGAGGTCCTGGTGGGTAAGACAATAGAACAGTCTctggaggaggtgatggaggaggaggagctggccTGTCTCAGGGCCCAGCAGAGGGCCTTCGAAGAGCTCAGAAATAATGAGCTGGCAGAGGTGCGGCGGCTTGAGGAGCAGGAGAGACGCCACTGTGAGGAGAAAGTATGTCAATTCTAGAAATTCACTTTTAAATCATTATATAGGAACAAGTCTGTCCCAAAGCTGGAAAACCAGTGATGCTGTGAAGACATCATCCTGACACGGTCCAAATCTGATCAAATCATGACTTTATAGTCCCGATGAAGCAGATTAGCTATGTTTTTTGAGCGTCAAACTTTTACTGATTTataaaaaagtatgtttttttcccctaactccaaattacatttttgcctATTTAGTCACAAATATTTCATGTTACAGAAAATAcctttattttaagttttttggTCCTTTAACTGACTTAAGCTACATCAGTGTGATATCTCCGGCCTTTTTAGGAATAATCCTAATAATTTAGGAATAATATCATCTAtgaaattatcattttttttaaatcttgtcCCTATCTGTGTTgctgccatagactgtatagaccTATATGGATGGATGACAGTGTGTCCATACTAagactgtctttttttctgagtgtgttttttatttgagtTTCTGTAGGttgtgcttttttaaaaaagtttctTTCTGACCTCAGGAGCGTAGGATTGCCCAGCAGAAGGAGATgctggagaaagaaagagagactgcAGAGAAGATCGCCGCCCGGGCGTACACACAGCAGTACTTGGCTCACCTCCTACCTGCAGTCTTTACCTCGCTGAGAACCCACGGCTTCTTTTATGACCCCGTGCAGCAAGGTCAGCCTTCCTTTGCTGGGTCGCTCTACAGCATCAGCTTCCATTTTACCTTCCTGACACATGAGGGCGTCACTGCACACAAATCTATAGTGTGATCTGTGACTAATACTGAGCTCATTGATTGTCTCTACATGGATCTTTTGATATGAGTGTTTAACCTTTTATGTTTGTGATTGCTGATTTCCAGATATTGAGACTTATTTCTTCCCAAGTCTGACGGTAGAGATCAACAACAGTTTGGAGAGGAGATACACAGCAAGAGCGCTGCTGGACAGTAAGggaatacagtatattttattgtttagaAGACATCCCTCTGTTTAAGCTCAGCAATGCTCTAATTTGAAACCTGCTTCATGCTTGTTTAgcaattttttttcctccaggatTGATTTTCTGGCAAAGTTGTACACAAATCCTTCACAGCAACCAGCAGACTTCTCACTAGCCATAAACACACCATCATTCAGcatcagtatttatttattttttatcacttCAGTGTTCACTGCCAGCACATAATTGTACACAAACTGTGTAAACCGCAATCTGTCACAACACATTACTTGATGGAAAAGCAGCAGGGGGAAGAAAAATCCTACCAGCCTCCATAGTAGTTGTGGATAAACACTGAAAATGGTCAGAAACCCCTCAGATATGAGTCACCACAAATTCTTATTAACTAGTTATTGCCCCAAAATGTACCACTACTGCTAATCTACTTTTAACTTTTTGAGCTTTCCTGctaaaaaaaccccaaaacattACAGGTATAAACATGACCTCTTCTAAGTTTTTGGAGGTCATCAACATGTTCAGgagcactggttcccaacctgggggtcccgacccccacaAGGGGTCGCCGAAGCTTCACAGGGGGTCGCGAGGaattcttgattttaaggggtgtaagacaacttctttttaaaaaaaaatacagttggcctatatctcagcatttcattcatttcggTGAACAGAACTAAATGAAATTGatggtgaagacctgaacacaagttatattcgCAGAgacttctctctctgctgaacagcctcgtcctgcattagaaaagaacaatacaaccaaagagctgatagaacaatggccaagcgtcagggagaaggAAACACTGAATTcgtcaaaaaaaagaagcctattaagtatgaatgattgttaaaaataataaaagacagagaattgtattaaaagttacTAAAGATAACAGGAAAACCCATCTCTGAGGCAATAATcgcaggaaataatctgctcaaaattcatctaAATTGCtggttttacacaaacttcctgcagttattgcgttcattATTTgagttaattgtacagtttatcagttgttctatactgttattgttatgcattgaatataatatgaaatatccataaaatatgtcacttagtcagtttactcaatgataagAAAGGGGCcctttaaggaaaaaggttgagaacctcTGGCTGTAAGGTATTTCACAAGTTCTCCTCCAGGGGTCATCAGGTCATAGACATTGTTGGAGGTCCATCTAGTGGTTccttttaaacattacagaggTAACTAATGTCAAACATATTGAACACAGAAACgtcttcatcctctctctctctctctctctctctctctctctctctctttctctgtctttcagaTATCATCCATGATGTCGCCCAGAACAGACTGGAGGCGTTCAAAGAGCCGGAGACACAgtgataatgtttttttcccccaaaaaaaacaatataattgGTTCAAAATGACGAACCCTGTCTTTAGCGTTTTGTCGTTTTGTAAACCGAAGGTTGTTTTGTCAGAATTTTGCTGAAGCTTTCATCCTATGTTGTGGCCTTCATCAACAGGTGGAGATGGATTTTGTTAGTTTTATGGCTACTAGTCAAACAGATtactataaaacacacaacagtCCAGTCATAATATCCCATAATAGAGGgccttttattttcttctaCTAACTATCTGGTTCTTACAGCAGTGTGAAGTTTCAGTCATTGCAAAACCAATAAAACTGGTATGAAAAGATTTGGCTAGCGTTGCGTGCAGGGATTTGTTAATCTAAAATCTACATTTCACAGCCAATCAATGGAAGATCTGAAGTCCTTAAACACAAAAATGTTGCTGTTCCTTAATGTTGTCTGCTGAAGCTTTGAAAAAAGTTATCCCAGTCTTTTATCGTTGACTTCATTTTCGTGATAGCCAgtcaaaacaacttttttttcctctcaggtATGCAGTGTCCATTTTACCACTTATCACAAGAAAGTTCCTGCCTGTTGCCGGGTTTTCAAAACACCAAACGCAGCAAatctgacaaaaacaaagttttatCTTAGAAAGAATGAATCAAAGAAGGACATATGAGCCACGGAGGAGGTGAGCAACAGGTTTAAAGGAACTCCAACTATTGAATTCAAAGTTGCCTTCCTGTGAGTTTGATCTAATTTGCATCTGGCTTTGCTCGGTAAACAGTTCATTCAGATGCAGTAACAGGCAAATCCAACAATGTTTTGCATTGCTCTCAAAGACTCTGCTAAATTTAGCTCTCCACCCTAACTAAGGTTATTTAAGTTGATGGCTGTTTTATTATCTTCATtctttttaaagatgttttgtttgtgtgtagggTGAATTAGCCCACtgtgggacattttttgcatttcagatttctggaatatattgtgatatgaagccaatacattaaatccacACCCAGTACCACTCTGAAATCCCCAGGACGTGTCCTAATCAAaccacaaaaaaaggaaatgtcaCACGGAGAatcaaacaacatcaaacaaacaataagactataaataataatacaaaaataaagactataatagttttgaagcatttaggtatgttagaaagacattaaatatcaatcattttattgacttttatttatttgagctTAGATGTCCCACTTTACGGCAACTCACCCTACTTTAtccaataaattattaaaatgttttgtaaaataaCCACCAAGGACATCttccaacatattttttttttttatttctaatagtCTCAAAAGCTATTATACTTAATGAAGGCTTTATGAAGATAATGGTAGTGGTAACAATAGGAGTAGAAAGTAGGCAGGACTGTCCCATCACTCTGGTTTCGTGTTGTGGTGAGAAGAAGTAGGTCTAACCTCTGATATATACGGCTCTATTTTAATCCTGTCACCTCATTGGTCAGCTCACCTGTGACGTCAACACTCTGGTTTGGTTCAGTGGAGGGCGGATGACGCGGATGACGCGCACTTCCTCAGTCAACTCCTGTGAAAGCAGAGAGTTTGAGCTGTGATGCATCAGGACCTGATCAGACAGGTGACAGGTGACAGGTGACAGATCAGTCTTTATCAGCTGATACACGAGGTCTCAATGTATTTATCCAGAGTTGTAGATTGTATTAAcaattattattcaaataatattATTCACATTAATTTAGATATCTCAGCTAAATGAACTTATACAAATAAAAGCCACAATGTTTCTTTAAACAAATCATTTTCAGCCTAATACTGTGCAGAATCTGTCAATTAAATTTAAAAGTGTGATAGTAGTATATGATATGATTTGATTTAAGAAGAAGGATATGGACATTATAAGCTACATTATGTACAGCAGGctaatactgtatgtactctgtgtttttaatgtgaatgtgtttgtcacTTATTGTCTGTGAAAATCAggtaatatatttaaaaaataaacgtgtgattcaaacaataaaatgtttagataaactacacaaaaaaataaaagaaatacacatcaataataaaatagtagtgtaagcaataaaaatgtgattcaaacaataaaatattaagataactaaaataaataaatacacataaataataaaatagtagtCTAAgcaataaaagtgtgatttaaataatacaatgttttgataaacaaaaaaaaaatacataaataataaaataatagtcTAAGCAGTAAAAGTGTGAttcaaacaataaaaatgtttaaataaactccaaataaataaataaataaataaatacacatagaTAATAAAATAGTGTAATCAATAAAAGTGTgattgaaacaataaaaaaattagataaactccaaataaataaatacatacataaataaataaataaataataaaaagtagtctaagcaataaataaagatacattataaataacaaatgcattcattttagctataaatattaattaagatgaacatacaaataaaataaaacatacaacagCTGAAATATTTTACTGTAGTTGGGTTAAATATAAGCCAAGTATCAGTGATTATCAGtatgaaattgaaataaaatatgacAGTAAAAGTATATGATTGATATTGATATCTTATTAATTGGCACATTTACTGTTGATTTTAATCTTAAAAATGAACACAGAGAATCCAACTTAATTACCAGCGATTAGCCATAACCTTTATTGACTTAAAGTTGTGCAATATGTTTCCATAATTCACATTTTGGGTTGCAATCTTGACCTATTTGGGTATTTTATGGGCCCTTAAACCCAGTGATGCAAGACTTTTGGTTTCCATGCCAATTGATGTGGTTCTAGATTGAAAACTTCTAAATGTCCAGCAGTAGGTGGGGAAATACCAAGTGAAAATGTCCCTTATTACAATATTGAAATGTCTTGCAAAGGGGAAGTCCCTCAGAGTCCCCTGCAGGTCCCCGGACCCCGGTTTGTGAAcctgctctgctgctcctccagccTCCAGCCTACCGGTGACAGCAGGAACACcatcagcagacacacacacacacacacacacagtggggaTGGATGAGCGCCATATTGCAGCAGGTTGaacaggaggaagagagaaaatcTGCTGCGAGCTTCGGACAATCATCTCATCTGCAAACCTCTTCAAGCTCAGGTAACACTCTGAATATAATGCACTCCTTGTTTCTTTTACTCTGAGTGCAGTAAAATGAGCTTTAAGTGgtgcaaaaacacacttttacacactttttttctgcgcacttttctgctgctctgctgcacaaAGGAGACAAATCTCCCAACAGGTGTCTGTGGGATTATAAAGAGACTGTCTGCAGCACTGAGAGGAAGCTGCTGCAACAAAGAGGCAACATTGTTATTATCTTTTAAcagtttatattaaatataatgtgTCTCTATCGGTGGATCTGGAATTTCTCGTTTGCTGAGCTTGAGTGGTTTCACTGTCTCTGTGGGTGTGTACACATAACATAGACTCAACCCTCCAGTGGAAATACACCCTGAAATTCAcattatattatgatatattattatatatatatactattacaACCTCAAAATGTTACATGCAACTGGAGCAGTAGCCttgatcatttattattatctgtAGTGTAATTAAACAGTGTTTTTTGCCTTTTAAAGTGACTTTATGAAGCCCTACAGAGCAGAACAGGTGTATTAATGGATCTAATTAATGTAAATTGAGATGTGGGTATTGTTAGCAACAGGAAGGCGTCAAAATAAAAGGTCAGGGCAGGGTGGGAACTATAACTTTATCATAGTTAGTGGGTGAGGCATGTTGAGGACCATATTTAACCTGCCTGGATGATTCAACTGAGTCAAGGTAGAATAGAGCTGTGAGACTTCTGGTGTtaaatttcagaataaaatcatTTAGAGTAGGGTTGGGCTGGAATATACTCTATTAAAAgagatgatgataaataaatgatacTTGATGGAAAGAATTAGTTTTACTAGAGAGGTACATACTAGGTCTTTTATTATTGCAAAGTTATTAGTTTCTACTCAGGAGTACTGTGACCAAACCATTTTTGTTGATTTGAAGATTAATTGATTTCTCAATTGACTGAAAGacattttttgattaatcatgTAAGTCATGTATtgagcaaaaatgccaaacattttcatcttttagcttctcaaatgttatAATTTGCGGCTTT is drawn from Sebastes umbrosus isolate fSebUmb1 chromosome 18, fSebUmb1.pri, whole genome shotgun sequence and contains these coding sequences:
- the rsph3 gene encoding radial spoke head protein 3 homolog; translation: MAFVERSQRDPNGSYIFSSRPRAVENRSKYRQPPSEQTHSPYGNVMYDRRVVRGNTYAQHIIPTTAQPDPVEIQRQQEIRRKAIARKRAREQYRPNTPEPLQGRKHIDVQTDRYLEELSNIIVSKNIECQTDAFLDRPPSPLFIPAKSGRDVETQIEEGELFDYDREVQPVLEVLVGKTIEQSLEEVMEEEELACLRAQQRAFEELRNNELAEVRRLEEQERRHCEEKERRIAQQKEMLEKERETAEKIAARAYTQQYLAHLLPAVFTSLRTHGFFYDPVQQDIETYFFPSLTVEINNSLERRYTARALLDNIIHDVAQNRLEAFKEPETQ